The DNA sequence tagagttggtagcaatttattagttcagttgctacaaagatggattttgatttgaggcggTACTGGGTAGTGAAGGACGAGGAAGgtcatggtgggaggtgtctcacggtgattgaattgctagcaggtcaagtatgaacaacagaggccgagaagttgcttaaggagatgggttaaccaaagtgggagtggTTGAGTACCATATAGaatttgtggtaggatagccacgtgtcttgagaaagtttagagcgatttgggaatcatggtggaaagtgacttggtctacgaattttatttgggatggtggctactgtactgaggaagattgaatatggcagagaggagtttgcttgaaatgaaaagCGGTGtaacgtgacttcgagtttggaatgtattgtcggactttccgTTGATGTCTGTGAGGAATGAACGGACTATTATAGCCGGTGAACGAGCATGGGcttaggagggtttactgatttcataGTAGTGGTACCCAGTGCAGTGTCGTTGGAAGGTGTCGTTATGGAATTCcataggtgggctatctcctatgggcaggttagcggttgtgttacttttgatgaagtttctacgaagagttctacttactactcgACATaaggtcgaatatgcgattgtggctgataattcagaaTTTTCATACAGAGTTTAACCAGATATTTCAAGAAATGTGGCGGGTTGACGATgcaagatcatggtaattgagaaggaggaatctttgtgggttctacattatgtgatggtagcttaaagctaagtgggggagcccaccatctacgattggatcgtgTGGTTATCTGCTTGTGTCGTTTCtcgttatcggtgcattggtggattatttatgactaagaaaagaaacatcaggggtaattcgagcaaagaactggatgaatgtgtgctatatttcacCTTATGGATTCAGGtgaaggttttgggaagactcggagtttatgcatcttgtggatgtgatgtacaaggaaaagaattaatctggttgcttctttgggagtgttcatgtgctaataaAGCGATGGAgcttgattatattcgggaccaagtcagaatgggtgactatcaatagtggttctaatgggttcaaggatgTCAGCGCGGTGTCTACGGATTTTGGGTTCGTTGTGTGGCTGAAGACCAGAATTTTgtagcagagtgtgaagaatacttgggaaaGTTTCTATGATATCATCAGGTCTGCGGGATAGTATTGGAGGAAAGGGAGAAATAGCTTTGGATACACGGAatgtcttgcagaatgggtgtaccagttggagatgctattctGCGCTTGAGGAGGGAAGTATGGTATATTTTGTAATTATAATACTAtattattaatttcaaaactactaatacttaattaattttgtaaaataggtattattgattgaaaatattttcaaaatattcattgcaaattattaagtataaataaattaattttaaaagggagggtcaaaattggccgtcaacagctgCCCATCTTTGACCGGAGAGGATAAAAGCATTTTCGGGCAAAGATATTGAAATAAGGCCAATTTTGACGTGACTTTTAGGCATACATTGCAGGAATGGCATGTGGATCAAGGAAGATTATGAGTTGTTGGATTAGGAGTTAAGAAGGATTCCAGGAATATTTTTGGGGAGTCGGGGACGAAttttggctttgaattgcttaaaTATCTCAGGCTTAACGAGGATTAGGTCTCATGTAGTTCTGGAGCAAAGATTTTGGGCAGGTGATGCTCGCAGGAATTTTCCCAATATTGTATTATGACGATACCGCAAGATGGAAGACTTGGTACCCATGGTATCTTTGAGTTGCGGCTTGATTTTAAAGATTTGAAGAATTAGAGTTCCACTGATCGTATTTGAATTTGAACTAGGATCCTTGGCCCGCTTATGAGTTTGTTGTCCCTCATAGCGTTGTAGCTTGGTTTGCTGCTTAGAAGAATTTCCACGTTGCGATGTTTGTTCCTGCAAAAATGaaatacacacatacccatatattgcaatgcagaatatgttaagatgtgatgtaaatgatgcaTGAATGATGATGCCTGGCAGCCGACTAGCCGTTATTTGGGATTGGGATGATAGGATACTTGAATTTGGACTCGATTGTTAGCCGGGCTGTGTACCGTTTTGCATCTATCAGAGCATTAAATCTCCTCGGGTTGGAAGTATCTCCCCGcgatgggagtagttgacttGTAATGTTAAATGCATCTCCTCTTGCTGGGAGAAGTTGCATTGAAATATAAAGTATCTCTGCGTGATGGGAGTGGTCGTATTGAAATGTAAAATGCATCTCCACTTGCTGGGAGAAGTTGCAATTAGTGTAAAGTGTCTCCGCATGATGGGAGTATCTGTCTTGAAAAATGTAATCATGCTTGTATGTTGCATGAGCAACACGTCAAAACATTCGAgataaaaatacagaaataagGAGCATGCCCAAGAGGTACTTTGACTGCGAAACTGAATTGCTGCTGTTGATTGGCGTAACGTTGCTGACATGGTTTGCAGCTATCTATTCTGATCTCCGAAGTGGCAGAGTGGTGGTGCAAATTGCACACGTTGGAGACGCGAATAGTTTTCTATATACATGCCTTCGATTGGCGAAGCTGATGGCTTGATTTATACAGGGCGCTACGACAAATTGAGCTGGGGATTTGCTATATACAGGGCCTCAATTGGTGAAGCCGATGACTCTATTTTGTACAGGGCGCTCTAAATGATTAAGCAGGTAGTTTACTATACACAATATGCTCCGGTTAGCGGGGGTAGCATCTTTCTATATACAACATGCTCAGTTCAATTGAGCagacagtttgctatatacaataTGCCTCATCTGCGTCAGCGGCCTGGTTATGAGACACCTGTAAGGATCTGAGATTTAGTTTTTAGTTATATAAGGAAAATTTTGAACAAGGAAAGAGGGATGCTAGTTATGAGAGAGTGGCAGATCTGTCATTGCCCTAGTGTGTCCCAACATTTCTTTGTGTCTTGTTGGCcttgcattcaaagaaaaattcttagcaGGGGGggtgttggtttgtgtcgaccgtAGTTCTGGTTTTTGCCGGTTCCTGATGAGGCTCTGCCATGAAGTTCGGTAGGTGGAGCGATTTATGATATCtttagaaaacattttgaaaaatcttttgtttcatggaaaatgactccATTCCAGTTCATGACATGTTTCGAAAGTTCCTCGAATGCGAATGTTGTTTGTGAAACACTCTGTCTTGTTGATGTTGATCTTCCAAGATGCTCCCGAAGACATGGACTCTTGCCGCTACAATTGCATCCTAATCTAAACTAATGCATTACAAGGATTTCCTAGGGTTATGATcgaaccctttcaggttgcctatATATGCGAAACAGAATCAGGTCTGAACGTAGTTCATGGGTAATGGTAAAGAAtaatatgatgaagatgatgacTGAGCCTGACTCAGGCCGAATATGTATCCAaacggaatcgggtaaaaatgtagttcgattacaagagatgcaaaatgatgagattaaaAATGAAGTGGCCGAGTCTGACTCAAACTGCCTATGTATCCAAATGAAATCAGGCCAgaatgtagttcaattacaaaacaTGACTGGATTCGAttaggattgcctacgtattccttccaaaggaaatcaagtcgtgGTATAGCTCCGAGTAGATACAAGATGATATTTGGATCTTCTATTACAAAAGAAAGTAGAGGGAGAGAAATCGGACCCTACATATCCCTCCGGGGGAAATTAGGTCGAATGTAGTTCTGTTACAACCAAAACCTAACTCTATTGTCTTCAAACAAAGTAAATTTTGATGGCGTCTGAGTTAATAGTCTTCGTGCTGACTCTTCCATCCATCTATGCCAAGATCAGAGCACCTCCAGACAATACTCGGTAGACCACATAAGGACTTTGCCAATTCGGtgcgaactttcctttggcttcttcttgataAAGGAAAATTTTCTACAAAACCAACTTCCCCGATATTAACTGGCGAGGCTTCACCCTTTTGTTGAATGCACTGGCTATCCTATTTTGATATAAGTGACCATGGCATACTTCATCTATTTTCTTCTCATtaatgagcatgagttgctcctgCCTGACCTGTATCCTTTCTACGTCGTCTAACTTGGCTTCTTGAATGACTCTTAAAGATGGTATCTCGACCTCTACGGGTATCACAATTGCGGTGCCATATACTAATATGTATAGCATTGCCCCAGTGGATGACCTCATGGTGGTCCGATAACCCAGTAAGGCGAAGGAtaatttctcgtgccattgcctatgattgtccactatctttcgcaGAATCCTTTTGATGTTATTGTTGGATGCTTCAACTTCTCCATTCATTTGCGATCTGTAGGCTGTAGAGTTGCGGTGGACAATTCTAAAATCCTTACAAATTTCCCTCGTGAGATCACTGTCGAGGTTAGCCGCATTGTTAGTGATGATTGAATTGggtatcccaaattgtcaaactatATTGTTACTGACAAAGTCTGCCACTACTTTCTTTGTGACGACCTTGTACGTAGAAGCTTTGACCCATTTGATGAAGTAGTCAATGGCTACCAAGATAAAACGGTGCCCATTTGATGCAGCGAGATCTATTGGTCCAATCACATCAGTGCCCCAAGCGGAAAACGGCCAAGGCGAACCCATTATATTTAACTAATTAGGCGGAACCTAGATTAAATCCCCGTGgatctggcactggtgacacttcttcACATAGTGGATACTATctttttccatggtcatccaaaagtatctggCTCTTAGAATCTTCTTGGATAAGGTGAAGCCATTCATATGGGGTCTGCATGTTCCTGCATATATTTCTTCTAGCAATTTGGTTGCTTCGACGACATCTACACATCTTAACAGACCCAAGTTTGGGGTCCTCTTATACACGACTTCTCCGTTGAGGAAAAAGTGATTTGCCAGCGGCCTCCGGATACTTTCTTTTTTCAAGGAATATTTTGATGTCGTAGTACCATGGCTTACCATATGGATCTTTGTCTACATGAAAACAATATTTATCTTGATCCCTGATCTCTATATCGATAGGGTTGATGTAATTCTTATCTGGATACTAAATCATGGATGACAAGGTTTCAATGGCGTCGTCAAACGCATTCTGGGTTATGGGAATGTGCTTAAACTCGATATTTATGAATTTCTTGCATAACTCCTTTACACTGTGCAAGCATAGAAggatcttgacattcttggtagtccattctccttgaacttgaTGTATCAATAGATCCAAAGCCCCTATGACCAAAAGCTCTTTGATGTTCATGTCAACAACCATCCTAATCCTAAGGATACATGCTTCATACTccgccatattattggtacaagggaaCCTTATCTTTGCTGATGCCGGGTAATGGTGTCCTGATTCTGAAATTAGGACTGCCCCAATTCCTACTCCTTTGATATTTGccgctccgtcgaagaacattctccaacctgGATATGACTCTACAATTTCTTCTTCGGTGTACAACACCTCATCGTCTGGGAAATATGTTGTGAGTGGTTCATAATCCCTGTCCACTTGATTCTCTGCAAGGTGATCAACTAAGGCTTGTCCTTTGATGGCCTTATATGTTATGTACATAATGTAAAATTCGCCGAGAAGAATCTGCCATTTGGCTAGTTTTCGTATAGACATCGGTTTCTAAAAGATATACTTGAGCGGGTCGAACTGGGATATTAAATGCATGGTGTATGCTGACATGTAATGCCTGAATCTTTTCGGCGAtccaagtcaaggcacaacaaGTGTGCTCTATCAAAGTGTATTTGGCCTCACATGGTGTGAACTTCCTGCTTAAGTTATAGATATCATGTTCCTTTCTTCCGGTTTCATCGTGTTATCCAAATACGCATCCAAACGCATTATCCAAGAGTGACAAGTATAACAACAGTGGCTTCCAGGGCTCGGGAGGAACGGCATATCCAGTTTGTAGTGGCATCCTTCTTCAGCAGCTTGAAGATAGGTTCACAAATTATTGTGGACTGGGTGATGAAACGGCTGATGGAATTTAGCCTACCAAGAAAACTCATTACATCCTTCTTGCTCTTGGGTGGTGGCAACTCTTGAATAAATTTGATCTTTGAAGGATCCAGTTCTATCCCTTTCCTACTTACGATGAAGCCTAGCAATTTTACAGTAGTGACTCTGAATGCGCATTTTGTAGGATCTTGACGTTCTTGGTAGTCCATTCTACTTGAACTTGATGTATCAATAGATCCGAATACCCTATGACCAAAAGCTCTTTGATGTTCATGTCAACCGCCATCCTAATCCCGAGGATACATGCTTCGTACTCAGCCGTATTATTGGTGCAAGGGAACCTTATCTTTGCTGATGCCGGGTAATGCTGTCCTGATTCTAAAATTAGGACTGCCCCAATTCCTACTCCTTTAAAATTTGCCGCTTCGTCGAACAATACCTTCTCTTCTGGGAAATATGTGGTGAGTGGTTCATAATCCTTTTCCAATTTATTCTCTACAAGGTGATAAACTAAGGCTTGTCCTTTGATGGCCCTCAatgttatgtacacaatgtcaaattcgctgAGAAGAATCTTCCATTTGGCTAGTTTTCCTTTAGGCATCGACTTTTGAAAGATatacttgagcgggtcgagccGGGATATTAAATGTGTGATTTATGATGATATGTAATGCCTCTATTTCTGGGCGATCCAAGTCAAGGAACAACAAGTGCGCTCTATCATAGTGTATTTAGCCTCacatggtgtgaacttcttgcttaagTAATAGATAGCATGTTCCTTTCTTCCGGtttcatcgtgttgtcccaacacATATCCAAACGCATTATCCAAGATGGACAAGTATGACAACAGTGTCTTCCTGAGCTCGGGAGGAACCAATACTGGTGGATTTGACAAGTACTGCATAATCTAGTTGAAGGCTTTCTGACATTCTTTTGTCCATTTTGTAGCGACATCCTTCTTCAACGGCTCGAAGATAGGTTCACAAATTACTGTGGAGTGGGCGATGAAACGGGTGATGCAATTTAGCCTACCAAGGAAACTCATTACATCCTTCTTTCTCTAAGGCGGTGCCAACTCTTgaatggctttgatctttgaagGATCCAGTTCCATCCCTTTCCTACTTACGATGAAACCTAGCAATTTTCCAGCAGGGACTTCGAATACGCAAATGGCTTTGATCTTTCAAGGATCTAGTTCTATCCCTTTCCTACCTACGATGAAACCTAGCAATTTTTCAGCAGGGACTCTGAATGTGCattttgcagggttcaacttcaaactaTACCTCCGCAAGAATTCGAAAAGCTTCTTCAGATCGTCCAAATGTTTTGAACTCTTTTGTGACTTGATGGTGACGTCATCTACATATACATCAATATCTTTGTGAATCATGTCATGAAATAGGGTTGTCATAGCCCTCATGTAAGTAGCGCAAGCATTTTTATGGTCgaatggcatgactttatagCAGTAAACTCCCCAAGGCGTAGTGA is a window from the Nicotiana tomentosiformis chromosome 10, ASM39032v3, whole genome shotgun sequence genome containing:
- the LOC138899779 gene encoding uncharacterized protein codes for the protein MSIRKLAKWQILLGEFYIMYITYKAIKGQALVDHLAENQVDRDYEPLTTYFPDDEVLYTEEEIVESYPGWRMFFDGAANIKGVGIGAVLISESGHHYPASAKIRFPCTNNMAEYEACILRIRMVVDMNIKELLVIGALDLLIHQVQGEWTTKNVKILLCLHSVKELCKKFINIEFKHIPITQNAFDDAIETLSSMI